The Pseudoliparis swirei isolate HS2019 ecotype Mariana Trench chromosome 17, NWPU_hadal_v1, whole genome shotgun sequence sequence catgaaaagtatactagtagggtattaaacaaatcacttgaattgtctaattaactcgaaacacctgcaagggtttcctgagccttgacaaacactcagctgttataaatcttttttttaacttggtctgaggaaatattaaaattttatgagataggattttagagttttcttaagctgtaagccataatcagcaatattaaaagaataaaaggcttgcaatatttcagttgatttgtaatgaatccagaatgcatgacattttgttttgcattacagaaaataaagaactttatcacaatattctaattttctgagacagtcctgtatttcaGTCAAATATGAAACCGAAACAGAATTACACATATCTTGGACTTCATGTACAAACAACCCGAGTCACGAATGCTGTCTGGTGTAAACAGCAATTCAGACTTTCACAGCTACCTCCTTAAAAAGATGTAAGATATACACAAAAAGTCAGACTTCAAAATGTATGCATGTTCAAATGAATAAAATCAAAGATAGAGATTTTTTCTTTCCAAAGTTTATTTGATGACAATATACAAGAACATCCTGAGCACGGCGACCCTCCCTGGTTGTCCGGACTCACTGTGGAGACAGAACAGCAACATTAATAGATGGCAAATAAAATTACTCAAACTAAAAATAAACTTCCTTGACAGTGTGAGTAACATAAAGTTAAAGGGTACAAACTGGGCAAACAAGTGTGAATTATTTTATGGCACAACAAATTGTTTTAACCCCGTCATAGTTTGAAGCTTTGTAATAAGTTATAAATGAAGTATGAATTCACACATTGGCAGTTCAACAGATCCACTCGACACACTGAAAAACTAAGATCCACATGCTCCACTCAAGTTCTGCCTCTATTAACCACAACTAAAGCACTTGAGTCTGTTTAAATGTAAGGCAGTGTGCAAAGCCGAATGGGTACGCTATAATCTACTGGCACAAAGGGCTCGGGTAGAGGGGAAAAACCTATTAGCAGAGACTTTGAAACAAcatgagagaaagaggggggggaggcacTGAAGGCAAATGGCAAGGGTAGTAACTGGTACATCATGCATGGCACAACTACAGTCGTTCAGCTTTTGATGTGCAACACAATGGCACACCATGCGTGTTCAGATTCTATACCTGCACACTGACACTTCACTTCTGCAAAAGAAATCCATGGGAAGCAAAATCAagggaaaatgaaataaaataatgttaacATGATGAAAATAAAAACGTGGAATAGAAAAGATCTCTGAAATGGATTTGTTGCAGCTGTACTTAATGAGTCAGATAGAACAAGGCAAATTATAATGATAGATGTCGCTGGACAGTGTCCCTATTCAACAAGCCAGTTTGTGCTGTAGACATTACAGATGCAGTCGCTCACAGCCCAGCTGTGTTGCAAGTCAGAGATCTTTTCTAGGTGACTTTAGGCAAGAGACGAGTGCCATCGAGGGTACAGGAGTCTGTAACATAAACTACATCAGGAGTTTCTACAGACACTGTTTTAAGTTATTTTCTCCTTTGGCTGTGGGGTCGTTAGCTTTCCAAAACACGGTCTAGAACACCATTAGTTTTCAGGTAAAGCTAGTAATTATTAGCATTACTAAAAGGATAAGCCAGGTAATTATTAACAAGTGGGTCAAATAATTGTATATCTGATGCATCACGTACATCCAGGGGGGGAAATAAGCATTATGGGTTTGAATCTCAGATGGGTACCAGGTGAGGATGTAAAGGGAGGATATGGTTGGTATTTATCACGAATGGATTCTTTGCATActgcaatttatttatttttgcacaacTGTTACCTTCTATAGATCCCAAAGAAAATTTGACAGGATTGGAAAGATGGAAAAGGAAATTTAAACGGCAAACTTGGTGAGAAAGAAATATCAGAAATGGTTACAAATATTtgcaaagaaagtaaaaaaattaatccaGTGCCTTGAAagtaattattgtttttttcttcaatagggttagggttaaaatATTTTCACTGTTCATTAATTTTGTTAACAGAGCCAATAGGAGACTACACATGTTTAGTGACTGTTCTTTAGTAAGAAAGTAAAAGGAACACAATACCTTTTTGCCAGCAGCGCCGACACTGGCCTTCTTGGTGCCTCGTactttcttcattctgttcttGCGTTCCTTGCGCTGTTTCCTTGAAGTCTTCTTTTTCTCATAGAGACCATGCTGAGGAACACAAATTAACATGCATTTAATTTTACTTGATACTCAATTAAGCATACGCTACTGATGTGTAGCATACCATCACAATGATCACATttatgaaaaaacaaacaaattgttgTCATCATACATGCATGAAATTTGACCTCTGCATCATATATTTTTTGGAGCAGGTGCCTGCTGTTTAGTGTCCGGGGAGAAACTTGGGGTTAATTGTCTCACTTGGGGGCACTGCCCGGGGATCGCACCACCAACATCGTGATTAAAAGAACGACTTGCCAAACGCCGAGCCACAGTCACACTTAGTATTACCAACCCAGAAGATTATATTGATGGCATACATCAGACCTCTACATTGGGCCTTGCATGATTTAACTAAACTCAAACTTTGAAAATGCATACAGAAgattatctgctgccattaatgTGCGATATTAATTGTGGATAATCAACATTGGATTTTCATACCATCAGGAGCTGATCTGCAAAGTATTGAACATGATGTACATGCACAACTGTGTATATTCAGTGAGTGAGCGTTCTGAGGAGAGTTAAGAGCCTCAGCAATACAAGAAAAGGCTGTCcagtaaaacaatattttgcTATGAAACTGCCTTTAAGATGCAGATTACAAGCCAATTCAGGTGCTTGTCGTTGAAGAATGTCTCAGAAAAGTTGAAACGGCGATGCCTTTTGCAGGCATACAATCCATTAAAAGACGTAAAGCGACAAGACTCACTCTGGCCAGTCTGTGCTTTGGCTCGTTCTTCTTTGCGTAGTCTAGAGAGTCGTACACCATCGCAAAACCTGTCGTCTTGCCACCGCCAAACTGAGTCCTGAAGCCAAATACGAACACAACATCAGGGGTGGTCTTGTACATCTTGGCGAGTTTCTCCCTGATTTCAGTCTTGGGGACTGTGGCCTTGCCGGGATGCAGGACATCGACGACCTACAGAGAGGACGGGCAGTGAATACATGACCGCATCACAGAAAACTTGTCTCACGGTTGCATCAGCACAATTAACATTGGATGGGTGATAAAACACTTACCATTTGCTTCCTCTGAAGCAGCCGGTTAGTCATGAACTTTCGGGTCCTGACTGTCACTGTGTCATtctgaaggagggaggaagtagAAGATGATGC is a genomic window containing:
- the rps24 gene encoding 40S ribosomal protein S24 isoform X2, which produces MNDTVTVRTRKFMTNRLLQRKQMVVDVLHPGKATVPKTEIREKLAKMYKTTPDVVFVFGFRTQFGGGKTTGFAMVYDSLDYAKKNEPKHRLARHGLYEKKKTSRKQRKERKNRMKKVRGTKKASVGAAGKK
- the rps24 gene encoding 40S ribosomal protein S24 isoform X1; the protein is MNDTVTVRTRKFMTNRLLQRKQMVVDVLHPGKATVPKTEIREKLAKMYKTTPDVVFVFGFRTQFGGGKTTGFAMVYDSLDYAKKNEPKHRLARHGLYEKKKTSRKQRKERKNRMKKVRGTKKASVGAAGKKK